From a region of the Phaseolus vulgaris cultivar G19833 chromosome 6, P. vulgaris v2.0, whole genome shotgun sequence genome:
- the LOC137831639 gene encoding trans-cinnamate:CoA ligase, peroxisomal-like, whose product MNLFLYKGILTLILKLNLSFLPIDLLPTYTRTLIFSNMDKLPKWQANYTALTPLTFLSRASACYANRASVIHEGTRFTWAQTYERCRRLASSLRALNIATSDVVSVLAPNIPAMYEMHFAVPMAGAVLNTINTRLDAKNIATILRHSEAKVFFVDYEYVPKARDALRMLMDDNSQLKGDSTAKPRNQQDRAFSLPLVIVIDDINSPTGIRLGELEYEEMLHHGNPNYLPETIQDEWSPIALNYTSGTTSEPKGVVYSHRGAYLSTLSLILGWEMGCEPVYLWTLPMFHCNGWTFTWGVAARGGTNVCLRTTAARDIYRNIVVNNVTHMCCAPIVFNILIEAKASDRCEIRVKGKPPVEILTGGAPPPAPLLEQIESLGFHVTHAYGLTEATGPALVCEWQKNWNLLPQQEQAELKARQGVSVLTMADVDVKNLDTMESVARDGKTMGEIVLKGSGIMMGYYKDHEATSKAFENGWFRTGDVGVIHPDGYLEIKDRSKDVIISGGENISSVEVESLLYRHPRVLEAAVVAMPHPRWGESPCAFVALKKNSNSSPENEVTESEIIAYCRKNLSHFMVPKVVKFMKELPKTSTGKIQKFELRVMAKAFVVSENVQSKKKSSKVGQNSIGGYSNNNQQILAVSRL is encoded by the exons ATGAACCTTTTTCTATATAAAGGAATTCTCACTCTCATTCTCAAACTCAACCTTTCCTTTCTCCCTATAGATCTCTTACCAACATACACACGCACACTCATCTTCTCCAACATGGATAAGCTTCCAAAATGGCAAGCAAACTACACAGCACTCACCCCTTTAACCTTTTTGTCAAGAGCTTCTGCATGCTATGCAAACAGAGCTTCTGTGATCCATGAAGGAACCCGTTTCACGTGGGCACAGACTTATGAGCGATGCCGTCGCCTTGCTTCCTCTCTCCGAGCCCTCAACATTGCTACCTCCGATGTT GTATCAGTGCTGGCCCCTAACATCCCAGCAATGTACGAGATGCATTTTGCAGTGCCTATGGCAGGTGCCGTGCTCAACACTATAAACACTCGTCTTGATGCCAAGAACATAGCCACCATTCTTCGTCACTCTGAAGCAAAAGTCTTCTTTGTGGACTACGAATATGTTCCAAAGGCACGAGACGCCCTTAGAATGCTCATGGACGACAACAGCCAGCTAAAGGGAGATAGTACTGCCAAACCAAGAAATCAACAAGACAGGGCATTTTCTCTCCCACTGGTCATTGTCATAGATGACATAAACTCTCCCACTGGGATCCGTCTAGGCGAGCTAGAATATGAGGAAATGCTTCATCATGGTAATCCAAATTATCTTCCTGAGACAATTCAAGACGAGTGGAGTCCAATTGCGTTGAACTATACATCAGGAACAACTTCAGAGCCAAAGGGTGTGGTTTATAGCCACAGAGGTGCATATCTAAGCACCCTGAGCCTGATATTGGGATGGGAAATGGGCTGTGAACCTGTTTACCTTTGGACACTGCCTATGTTCCATTGCAATGGATGGACCTTCACATGGGGTGTGGCAGCACGTGGGGGAACAAACGTGTGTCTTCGAACCACAGCTGCACGAGACATATACAGGAACATTGTGGTTAACAACGTGACTCACATGTGCTGCGCACCAATTGTGTTCAACATACTGATCGAGGCAAAAGCAAGTGATAGGTGTGAGATAAGGGTGAAAGGGAAACCCCCGGTTGAGATTCTCACTGGGGGAGCACCACCACCAGCACCATTGCTTGAACAAATTGAGTCACTTGGGTTTCACGTCACACATGCATATGGGTTGACTGAGGCCACAGGCCCAGCACTTGTGTGTGAGTGGCAGAAAAACTGGAACTTGTTGCCACAGCAGGAGCAGGCTGAGCTGAAGGCCCGGCAAGGGGTGAGTGTGTTGACAATGGCTGATGTTGATGTGAAGAACCTTGACACAATGGAGAGTGTGGCTAGAGATGGGAAGACAATGGGGGAGATTGTGTTGAAGGGGAGTGGGATAATGATGGGGTACTACAAAGATCATGAGGCAACCTCAAAGGCTTTTGAGAATGGGTGGTTTAGAACTGGAGATGTTGGAGTGATACACCCTGATGGGTATTTGGAGATCAAGGATAGGTCTAAGGATGTGATCATTTCAGGAGGGGAGAATATTTCTAGTGTGGAAGTTGAGTCTCTCTTGTATAGGCATCCAAGGGTGTTGGAGGCTGCAGTGGTGGCAATGCCACATCCTAGGTGGGGGGAAAGCCCTTGTGCTTTTGTGGCACTaaagaaaaacagcaactcCTCACCAGAAAATGAGGTCACTGAATCAGAGATAATTGCCTATTGCAGAAAGAATTTGTCTCACTTTATGGTCCCTAAGGTGGTGAAGTTCATGAAGGAGCTGCCAAAGACTTCAACTGGGAAGATTCAGAAGTTTGAATTGAGGGTGATGGCTAAGGCTTTTGTGGTGTCAGAAAATGTGCAGAGCAAGAAGAAGAGTAGCAAAGTGGGTCAAAATAGCATTGGAGGGTATAGTAATAATAATCAGCAAATTTTGGCAGTGTCTCGTCTTTGA